The Candidatus Bathyarchaeota archaeon genomic sequence GGGGTTTTCCCTTTCTTCAGGAGTCATGGACTGTATTATAACGCGCCATTTTTCCAGCTTATCTTCCGCTTGTTCAAGCATCTCTTCTGGAACATTGTAGGACATACCCGGTAGCATTTTCAAAATTTTCTGAAAAGGCCCCATTTTCCGCATGGCTTCAAACTGTTCGTACATGTCGGTCAAGGTGAACTTGCCGCTCAAAAAGGCTTTGGCCTTTTTTTCCGGGACTTTAACTTCAGCTTCTCGCACCTTCTCGATAAGGGCTTCAATGTCACCCATGCCGAGAAGTCGGCCCACGAAACGAGATGGAACGAAGGGCTCGATGTCCTCAATTTTTTCACCGGTACTTATGAACTTTATCGGTGCGCCAGTGGCCACGACAGCTGAGAGGGCTCCGCCGCCCCTTGCTGAGCCGTCCAGCTTTGTCAGAAGTATGGAACCTATGGATGTTGCCTCGCTAAAGGCTTTGGCTTGCGCGAGGGCTTGCTGTCCAATGGTTCCATCAATAACTAGCATAACTTCATCAGGTCTTATTTTTTCTTCAAGAATTTTCATTTCTTTGATAAGTTCGTGTTCCTCTTTATGACGCCCAGCGGTGTCTACAATGACTATCTCTTTGTCGCTGAATTGTTTTAAGCCTTCAAGAGCAATTTTAACTGGATCTTTGCCCTTTGGATCTCCGTAAACTGGCACGTTTATTCTATTGGCCAGTTGCTGAAGCTGGTCGAAAGCGCCCGGGCGATACGTGTCAGCGCAAATCAATGCTGGTTTAAGGCCTCTTTTCTGGAAGTATCGGGCAAGCTTAGCTGCAGCAGTGGTTTTGCCGGAGCCCTGTATGCCTACAAGCATTAAAACCTTTCTCTTGCCAGGCTCTACCTTCAACGGGACTGGTCTCTCACCTAGAAAACGCGTCAACTCCTCATAAACAACTTTTATCACATGCTCGCGACGCGAAATTCCCGGTGGAACTTTTTCTTTTAGGGCTCTTTCTTCTATACGTTTAGAAATATCTAAAACAAGTTGTACATTTACGTCTGCTTGGAGTAGAGCGCGTTGAACATCGCGGACCAATTCCTTAACAGCAGCTTCGTCAACAACTGCGGCTCTGAAAAGCTTTCGCAGAGCTTCATGAAGCGACGACCCAAGCCTCTCTAAAGCCATCAGGATTCTCCAAACTGTAAGATGCTTCCCCATTTAAATAGGTTTTAAACTGATAAAAACGGAAACATTCATTGTTGCTCAAGTCCAGGATATTTTGTGTCCAAAAACTCAACGATAGTTTGAGCAGTCTTCTCGCCAAGACCTTTAACGGACAATAACTCCCTCTTTGAAGCTTGAAATACTCGTCTAACGCTTCCAAAGCGTTTGAGAAGGGCTTCCGCTCTTTCCGGACCTATTTTTGGTAGACTTTGCACAGCTAAAAGTTGCCTTTGCC encodes the following:
- a CDS encoding signal recognition particle protein Srp54 → MALERLGSSLHEALRKLFRAAVVDEAAVKELVRDVQRALLQADVNVQLVLDISKRIEERALKEKVPPGISRREHVIKVVYEELTRFLGERPVPLKVEPGKRKVLMLVGIQGSGKTTAAAKLARYFQKRGLKPALICADTYRPGAFDQLQQLANRINVPVYGDPKGKDPVKIALEGLKQFSDKEIVIVDTAGRHKEEHELIKEMKILEEKIRPDEVMLVIDGTIGQQALAQAKAFSEATSIGSILLTKLDGSARGGGALSAVVATGAPIKFISTGEKIEDIEPFVPSRFVGRLLGMGDIEALIEKVREAEVKVPEKKAKAFLSGKFTLTDMYEQFEAMRKMGPFQKILKMLPGMSYNVPEEMLEQAEDKLEKWRVIIQSMTPEERENPKIFDASRIKRVARGSGTSEKDVKELLKQYAMMRKMLKTLRRKKRLPFLGKGLPFDVG